In the Ctenopharyngodon idella isolate HZGC_01 chromosome 4, HZGC01, whole genome shotgun sequence genome, one interval contains:
- the LOC127510676 gene encoding gastrula zinc finger protein XlCGF8.2DB-like has translation MAFIKEESEDLKIEEAFRVKQEDTEEQDLMVLKEKSQELNENGTRKKDLYEKCHFFMAKEKSFSYSPTHKTQTRNLQKRVHTGESPLTCQQCGKSFSRKKNFKLHLKIHTAGKRFRCPQCGKRFAQKKTLKVHMRIHTGEKPFTCKLCGKSFTVKGTLKTHMRIHTGEKPFVCEQCGKSFRYKESLNHHMRIHSGENCFVCHQCERSFTDRNHLNNHAKMHVVEKHYMCHHCGKSFKHRTTLENHMRIHNREKPQICNHCGKSFEHRAHLESHMRIHTGEKPFACPQCGKSCTTKGNLKIHMRVHTGEKPYKCLQCEKNFTYHTDLKRHLQTHSEK, from the coding sequence ACCTGATGGTGCTAAAAGAGAAGAGTCAAGAACTGAACGAAAATGGTACGAGAAAGAAAGATCTGTATGAGAAATGCCATTTTTTCATGGCTAAGGAGAAATCATTTAGTTACTCACCAACTCATAAAACACAAACTAGAAACCTCCAGaagagagttcacactggagagagccctttgacctgccaacagtgtggaaagagtttcagtcggaaaaaaaactttaaactcCACTTGAAAATCCACACTGCAGGGAAACGGTTTAgatgccctcagtgtggaaagagatttgcacagaaaaaaacccttaaagtccacatgagaattcacaccggagagaagcctttcacctgtaaactgtgtgggaagagtttcacagtaaaaggaactcttaagactcacatgagaattcacacaggagagaagccgttTGTTTGTGagcagtgtggaaagagtttcaggtATAAAGAAAGCCTTAATCATCACATGAGGATTCATTCAGGAGAGAACTGTTTTGTATGTCATCAGTGCGAAAggagtttcacagacaggaatCATCTTAATAATCACGCAAAAATGCACGTTGTAGAGAAGCATTACATGTGCcatcactgtggaaagagtttcaaacaCAGAACAACCCTTGAGaatcacatgagaattcacaatAGAGAGAAGCCTCAAATATGTAatcactgtggaaagagtttcgaACACAGAGCGCACCTTGAGagtcacatgagaattcacactggagagaagcctttcgcCTGccctcaatgtggaaagagcTGCACGACGAAAGGAAACCTTAagattcacatgagagttcacactggagagaagccttacaagTGTCTGCAGTGTGAAAAAAATTTCACATATCACACAGATCTGAAACGGCATTTGCAAACTCATTCTGAAAAGTAA